The following nucleotide sequence is from Aspergillus nidulans FGSC A4 chromosome I.
CAGCCGCGCCAGCTTTGCATTCTTATTCGGGGAGATGGTCACGTACGCTCAAAGGCGAGTGACAGGTATACAGGATTTAGAGAGACGGTGAGCTAGCGTTCCAGCTCTCCAGCTGAGTCTGAGGTCTGGTGAAGAGGCTAATGCCGCCCAGGTTAAACGAACAAGGCTACCCGCTCGGCCTTCGTctcctcgacctcctctTCTACCGCACAATGTCCAgcagctcctcctccgccctatccagctcctcaacgTCCGCATCACCGCCTAATCGACCGCTTCGCATCCTACCCCTTCTACATCTCATTCACGGACCCCTTTGGCGACTCCTATTCAACCGTCCTGCGGACGCCCTTGAGCACTCAGTGTCACCAGATACGCCGAACGAGTACATGATTACAGATAATGACCCGCTTGTTAATACGTATATCAGTGTACCAAAGGAGATGAACCAGCTGAACTGTGCCGCGTTTGTCGCGGGGATCATTGAGGGTGTTTGTGATGGATGTGGGTTTGAGGCGAAGGTTACGGCGCATAATCAGCCGACGGAAATGTGGCCCAGCCGGACTATCTTCCTATTACGTTTTGGGGAGAGTGTCATGGAGCGAGAAAAGGTGTTGGAGCGGGCGGGTGTCAAATAAGAGGTCTGACGATGGGGTGAATGCTAAAGTTTTTGGAGGAGCTATAACGATACGCTCCGCACAGAGGGGCGGGAATGGTAGCTTCTGGGGCCTCGTATCGATTTTCGATACGGCAGTCCATATGGGATAGAGCCGCCCAGGAAATATTGGGAAAGGATTCTATCCCGCGTAAATGAGAATCAAGAGTGAACAAGCAAGTGATCCGATGCTCTTAAGACGAACAAGAGTTGTCCACTAGCGCAGATTATAGCAAGAGATACCCAAAGCAATATCATGCTTTCCTCAGTAAATCATATGTAAACATTAGTGAACTATGATCAAAGGCCTTTTATACACAATATATGCCATGCAACCTGGCTGCCCatgcttcattttcttcacCTCAAACGCCGTAGAAATACATGGTAGCGAACTACTTAGGAGACACTCCTCATGCGCCTCCTCTTGTCTCGATTCTCATAAGGCGAAGGACTCCTCTTTCTGCGACTGCTCGTATCTGGCCGATACCTATCCCCGGAGCGATCCCGACTGTCTCTCCGCTCACCTATTCGATCTCTTCTCGGCGACCTCGAGCTCGACCTCGAGCTCGACCGTGATCTGCGCCTCTCCCTTACAACAGAAGCATTTGCACCAGTGGGACCCTTCTTATCAAAGCCTCGATCAGGCAAGAACCGTTCATCCGTAACCCCTACTGGAGCTTCCTGTCTTCGTCGATTACCAAAACCCTCACCGAACCTCCCCGTATCCTCAGTCCGGAGATCTTTGTATCGCGTGCGGCCCTTCTTTCCGAGTTTCGTCATGTCTCGAATTTGCATATACTGCGGTAATGTCTCCCGAGCAACATCGTCTGCGAATCGCGCGCCCATGACATTACGTTTATCAagaccttccttctcgagATCGGGGCGGAAAAATGCACCCTTGTGGAAGTACCGCTGCATATATCCAGTCTGGCCGCGCGAAGCCTCACgctcctctttctgtttAGCGAGAAATTCTTGATCCtctcgctcgcgctcttctGCTGTTAGGTTCCGCCGGCGCTCGACCTCCTCGCGTTCCTTCTCTGCCGCTTCAATAGCCTCACGCTCACGTTTGATGCGTTTCAACTCTCGCAGTTTCCAAGCTGCGTATTCAGCTTCCGGATCCTTTCCATCTGTATCGTCAATAGCCGCCTCCTCGTTTGCCATTgcttcatcgtcatcccAGGCTTTATTCGCAGAGCTCCGCGCGATGGCATCTTTCTCAATTTGCTCTCGAACCAGCGCATCTGCTTTCTCCTGCCGCTGAGCTTTGCgcgcttcggcttcggctaTGGAgtctgcggctgcggcgccTTGGTGGTCTGTTGCGCCGTTGGTGCGTTTGTCTTTTTTGATAAAGGTTGGGCGGAGGAGGACACGCCGGGGCGCTTCGTCTTCGGAGCTACTTTCCTCGTCGgagctttcctcttcttcactttcttcttcttcttcttcctcttcttcttgttccttcTCAGCGGGCTTTGCTACCTGAGCTGCCACAATATCGCGAGCAATCGCAACcccttcgtcctcttcctcagtaACGAAcccctcctcatcatcatcgtcttcctgcTGAACCTTGACATCCTTAATGTCCTTTGTTACAGTCCTCGTCCCCGGAAAAGAGGTAGCCTTTGGGGCCGCCTGTTTCTGTCTTTGTTGCTCTagcctcttcctttcttgttCCCCCTGGATCTCCTCATttacctcctcttcctcttcctcttcagagGATGGTTCCTCCGCGATTGGCTTTCCAGGTCGGTATCGCGCAGGTCTCTGGGGATTTGCGGTCATCCCGCGATGGGAGGTTGGGAAGGGCGGCGGCATTTTAATGGTATTCTGTATCTCAAACCCGTCGCCGAGCGAGGAGTTGGTTTGAGATTGGAGAGAAATAAATCGGGCCTTAAGGATGGTGTGGTTTCAATGAGCTCCACTGCGTCGCATTCGAGTTCCTTGCAACACTAATTCTGAGTGTAGGGAAAAGCAGAGCGTATCCCTAACTTAAACGCGTGAATAT
It contains:
- a CDS encoding microfibrillar-associated 1 family protein (transcript_id=CADANIAT00007623); amino-acid sequence: MPPPFPTSHRGMTANPQRPARYRPGKPIAEEPSSEEEEEEEVNEEIQGEQERKRLEQQRQKQAAPKATSFPGTRTVTKDIKDVKVQQEDDDDEEGFVTEEEDEGVAIARDIVAAQVAKPAEKEQEEEEEEEEESEEEESSDEESSSEDEAPRRVLLRPTFIKKDKRTNGATDHQGAAAADSIAEAEARKAQRQEKADALVREQIEKDAIARSSANKAWDDDEAMANEEAAIDDTDGKDPEAEYAAWKLRELKRIKREREAIEAAEKEREEVERRRNLTAEEREREDQEFLAKQKEEREASRGQTGYMQRYFHKGAFFRPDLEKEGLDKRNVMGARFADDVARETLPQYMQIRDMTKLGKKGRTRYKDLRTEDTGRFGEGFGNRRRQEAPVGVTDERFLPDRGFDKKGPTGANASVWTTLVRLKSIGSLACSLLILIYAG
- a CDS encoding TRAPP subunit TRS31 (transcript_id=CADANIAT00007622); amino-acid sequence: MSHPPRRSSMLSMSSSVQTATPTEKQLAQQPQIQTPTQTNPGLRVPSNRKTIYDRHLNRSRNAESSRASFAFLFGEMVTLNEQGYPLGLRLLDLLFYRTMSSSSSSALSSSSTSASPPNRPLRILPLLHLIHGPLWRLLFNRPADALEHSVSPDTPNEYMITDNDPLVNTYISVPKEMNQLNCAAFVAGIIEGVCDGCGFEAKVTAHNQPTEMWPSRTIFLLRFGESVMEREKVLERAGVK